In Chryseobacterium sp., the genomic window TTTACATTCTCGAAACCCGGGATATGTTTCATTGCTTTGATCTGCACGTCTTCAGGAAGTGAAGAGCTGAATCCGTTGACATATATTTCTACGGTTTTCCATCCTTCGGGTTCTACGAAAAGCTGATGTCTTGTTCTTTCTGCAAAACGGTTGATTTTATCTTCGATGCTTGGACAGTATCTTGGGCCTAAACTTTGAATGGTGCCATTAAACATTGGGCTCCTGTCAAAACCTTCCCGTAGGATATTGTGTACAGTTTCATTTGTATAAACAATATGACAGCTTAGTTGTTTTGTTAATTTGGGAGTATCAAGGTAGCTGAATTTTTGAGGATTTTCATCTCCTTTTTGTTCTTCCATTTTAGAATAATCCAGGCTTCTTCCATCTACTCTTGGTGGGGTACCGGTTTTCATTCTTCCTGCTTCAAATCCTAAAGAAACGAGTTGTTCGGTGATACCAAATGCTCTCGGTTCTCCCATTCTTCCTCCGCCTAACTGTTTATCACCAACGTGAATTAATCCGTTAAGAAAAGTACCGTTGGTTAAAACTACTGATCTTCCTTTGATCTCAATTCCTAAGGAAGTAATTACTCCGGTTACTGTATTGTTTTCTACAATAAGCTGTTTTACCATATCCTGAAAAAAATCAAGATTGGGAGTGTTCTCTAATGCCAGTCGCCATTCTTCAGCAAAAAGCATTCTGTCATTTTGGGTTCTTGGAGACCACATCGCGGGACCCTTGGAAAGATTCAGCATTTTGAATTGGATAGCAGATTTGTCTGCAACAATTCCGGAGTATCCTCCCATAGCATCAATCTCTCTTACGATCTGTCCTTTTGCGATTCCACCCATTGCCGGGTTGCAACTCATCTGTCCGATGGTCTGCATATTCATTGTAACGAGCAGGGTCTTTGAACCTAGGTTGGCAGCAGCGGCAGCAGCTTCACAACCTGCATGTCCGGCACCTACTACTATTACATCATATATTTCTGAAATCATTTTATCTCGCTTGTTTTAAGCTTTAAACTTTATCTTTATTACCAATGTTTCACGTGAAACATTTTTGGAGAATGCACTCTAGGTAAACTTATATTATCACTAGAATAGAGTACTTTAGATATCGGAGTTTAAGTGATTCTTTAATTTTCAATCTTTAAATCGTGATATCTGGATAAGTAAAAATCTTCCATTCTCCGCATCTCTTTTTCTTCCTCTTCTGTCTTATCTTTGTATCCTGCAAGGTGAAGAATACCATGGGCGAGAACCCTTCTTAGTTCTTCTTCATAATCTCGGGACAGGGTAGAGGCGTTATCAGAAATGCGCTGCAAAGATACGAAAATCTCTCCGCTTATTGTTTTACCTTTTACATAATCAAAAGTGATAATATCAGTATAATAATCATGCTGTAAATAGTCCTGATTGATCTTAAGAAGATAGTCATCATCACAGAAAATATAATTGATTTCTCCCTGTTTTTTTCCTTCTGAAAGAATAATATCTTCCAGCCATTTTTTGTAATCTGTACTTACAGTTTCCGGTAAGCTTTCGTAAAAGAATTGTATCATTGTTTTAAAACCAGTGTCCTAAAATAACACTGAATATGCCTTTTTGATTGTTTTTAAGTGAGTGGCTAAAATTTACTTTGATCTGTCCGAAAGGAGATCTGTAGCCGGCTGTAATTCCCAGCGAGCTATAATTTACTTTAACTGCATCTTCGAACTTGATGTCATTTGAAAGATTGGCAAAGCTAAAGTTTCCACTGATGAAGTAGTTTTTGTTGAATTTAAACTGAATGTCGTTGGAGGCTAGTATTACGTTATTGGTATGCAGCTGGGCAAAATAAAAGCCCCCGAAACTTTTGAAATTAATGATATTCTGTTCAAAAATTCCACCTAATCTGTATTGATAATATTGAGGAAGGTTTTCTCCAAGGGTAACACCTCCAAATAAATTAAGACGGTAAGTAAACTGTTTACCTAATGGAATATTTACCCTAAGATCAGCTTTGATCTGAACAATCCTTTTATCCACTTCAGATTTTAAAAGATCAATTACCTTTCCTTCTGCAGCGAAATAAAAGCCTTTTGTAGGGAACTCCTTATCATCCTGGGTATCACTTTTTAAAAATATATAAGGATTTAAAAAGCGGCTGTAGCGTAAGTTATCACCATTAAGCTCAGCTTTAAAGTAGTCATGGCTTATACCTCCTCCAATCGCGAATTTATCCTTCCAAACAGACTGTATATAGGCCTCATTTCTGCTCCATTCCCATTTATCAATGACGTTATTGTCAATGTTTTTAAGATCAAAACTCATTCCGGAAGAATAAATTCCAAATCCTGGGATATAACCGTTATCAATAAAATAATTGAGATAATACCTGAGACGGTCACCCACGATGACATCTACGGAAAGATTAGAGTTTTTAAATAAAAGCCTCTTTGCCGAGTAATTTAAAAGAAGTCCCGTTTTGAAAACTTCATCATAATGCAGCCCGAATTTTAAAAAATGGCGTGCATCATCTTCGGTAACATAAAGCTTTAAATAGTTGGCATCATTCTCCTGAACAATGTCATAATTGATAAACCTGTAATTGTTGGTGGCCACCAATTTATCGATCATCCGGTTGATATTGCCATAAGTCTGTAAAGAAGGCAGACGAAGACCCATTTTCCTAAAACGTAGTTTTTACCGTATATTTTGCCTCCTTCTACGGCAATGCTGTCTATCTTATAAACATTGGAATATATTGGATTTACGCGCTGTCTGAGGCGGTCAAAAGAACGTTTGGGCAGTTGATCCAGGATGTTGGCATATTTCATTCCTTCCACATAGCCGCTGTCAAGAATTTTTTTCTTGTCATCATAGCTGGTAGCGGTCATTCCCTTTAGGTCGGGCTTGATGTTTATATCGGTGTATTTATACTGTTTTCTGGTATCCCTTTTTATTCCGAAGTCGATGACCTGGTTAAGAATGGATATGATGTTGTTTAAATCCTCTCTTTTTGAAAGATCCTGGTTCAGGTCCACTCCGATAACGATATCGATTCCTTTGTCCTTTAACGGCTTTGAAGGATAATTGACCGTCATTGCCCCGTCAATATAAATACTGTCACCAATTTTCACTGGATCCATTAATGATGGAAATGCAGAGCTTGCCATAATGGACTGTACAAGGTCTCCTTTTTCAAAAATTTGCATATTTCCGCTTTCCAGATTGGTGGCAACACATAAAAAGGGAATAGGAAGCTTGGAAAAATCTTCAATGTTGGATACATTTTTAAAGAGTTCCTTAAGAAGGTACACATTTCTCTGTCCGGTACTGATAGAAGAGGGAAGCGTAATTTTTCCATTTTTCAAGGGAATCGATAAAAGGTATTTATCTACGGATTTATTGAAAAATGTGGATTCGAGTCTGGATTTGGGATCCATGATCAGGGAATAGAAATCGGTGTCCATGACAATTTTTTCTATTTCCTTACCGGAGTAGCCCGAAGCATAGAGTCCGCCAACAATGGCCCCCATACTTGTGCCGGCGATATAATCTACTTTTACCCCTAATGAATCTAATACTTTAAGTACTCCTACATGTGAAAAACCTTTGGCACCACCACCGGCAAGCGATAGTCCTATTTTGGGATTTTTCGGAATGACTAAATTCTTTTTTACCTGTGACTGGATGAAAAGTAATTGGAGTACGAAGAGAATGATCAGGAGCTTTCTCATAGTTAATCTTTAATATAGATCCGTTTCACCCGGGGTGAAATGGAAGTTAATACTTCATAGGTTATCGTTTTGCAGTAGCCTGCGAATTCTTTCAAACTGGGGTGAGCATTAAAAACAGTTACCATATCACCTTCCTTTACGTGTGGAATATTATCTACATTGATCATCATCATATCCATACATATATTGCCTACAATAGGAGCAAGCGCTTTATTGACTCCTACATTTCCAACCTGATTTCCAATCAGTCTTGGAATACCATCAGCATAACCTACAGGAATAGTTGCTATTTTGGTCTGATGGTCTGTTTTATATTTTCTGCTGTAGCCTACAGATTCACCGTCTTCTACCATGGAAATTTGCGATATTACCGTTTTAAAACTTACAACAGAGCGTAACTGATTCTGTATTTCACTACTTGGTGATTCTCCCAGCATCCCGATCCCTATTCTTACCATATCATACTGATAGTCCGTATAACTTGTTATTCCGGAAGAATTTAAAATATGTCGGATAGGAGCATATCCCAGTTTCTTTATTAAATATGATGAATTTTTTTCAAATACCTCCAGTTGTTGCAAAGTAAATTCTTTTTCTTCAGGTATATCAGATGAAGAAAGGTGGCTGAACATACTTTGTACTCTCAGATTCTTATCACTTAAAGTTTCACTTAACTGATCCAATTCAAAATCTTTAAATCCAAGACGGTGCATTCCCGTTTCCAGTTTGATATGAATAGGATATTTCTGGTCAAAGCCGGATTTTTGAACAGCTTCATAAAACAGTTCCAGTACCCTGAAGCTGTAAATTTCAGGTTCCAGGTTATAATCTATGATGGTCTGATAACTGTGCTGTTCCGGATTCATCACAACAATTGGAGTTGTAATTCCTTTTTTGCGGAGTTCTGCTCCTTCATCAGCAAAAGCTACCCCAAGATAATCAATGTGATGATGCTGTAAAAATTCTGAGATCTCATAGCTTCCCAGGCCGTAGGCATTTGCTTTTACCATAGCCATCATCTTGGTACTGGGTTTCAGCAGAGATTTATGATAATTGATGTTATGCAGAATGGCATTCAGATTGATTTCGAGGACTGTGTCATGTTTGCGAAGTTCAAGGATATCTTTAAGCTTTTCAATTTCAAATTTTCGGGCCCCCTTCAGAAGAATGATCTGGTTTTCTATTTCGCTAAGATGTTTACTTTCAATAAGTTCTTTAGTGTCAATGAAAGTATATGTTTTAGATTTAAATAATTCACTGAATTTAGATATATTGTTGCCGATTAAGAACACAGAATCGAAATGCTGGTCGTTTACCAGTTCTGAAACTTCTTCATAGAGTTCTTTTGAATTGGTATTGACTCCTACAATATCAGTTAATACCAGGGACTTCTTAGATTTATTATATTCATTTAAAAACTGCAGGGCAGTCTTCAGTGAATCCAGATCCAGATTAAAAGAATCATTAATGATAATATTGCCTTTAATTCCTTCAATGGCTTCAAGCCTCATTTCAACGGCCTTTAAACTGTTGATTTTTTCGACGATCTTTTGATTTTCGATATGTAACTCCTTAAGGACGGTGATAAGTGCCACAGCATTGGTTAATGTGGCTTCGTCTCTTTGATGGGCCGGAAAGCTGATTTCTTCTCCAAAATAATCCACGATGATATTTTCACCCTTTGAAATATTATTTTTAATGAAGACCTGGTTTTCTTTTTTTAATCCGTACGAGATTAATTTTTTATCTGAATATACATTTTTTATTTTTTGTTCAACCCATGAATTATCCCCGTTGTAGATAATCACTTTGGAATCTTTAAAAAGTTTGATCTTTTCATTGATCAGTTCTTCTTCAGAGGAGAAGTTGGCGGCATGGGCTGTTCCGATATGAGTCAGCAGCCCGATTTGAGGATGGAAAATATTTTCGAGTTTTTCCATTTCATCAGGTTTGGAGATGCCTACTTCAAAAATTCCAAGCTGATGGGATTTGTTGATTTGAAGCAGAGAAAGGGGAAGGCCAATCTGGGAATTAAAACTTTTAGGACTTTTTACCGTCGAAAATTCATTCCACAGGCATTGGTACAGCCATTCCTTTAAAATGGTTTTGCCGTTACTTCCTGTGATTCCTATAGATTGTAAATGAGCATGTTCGAAATGATACTTTGCTAATTTTTGAAGAAAATCTACGGAATTCTCAACAATGATCCAGGTGATATTCTCAAACTGCGGATGGTGGTGTTCAGAAATAATGACATTAATACCTCTGTCAATTGCAGATTCAATAAACTTTTCACCGGAGTTTTTATGGGTATTGATCGCGATGAAGGCTGTATTCTTTATGGAATAAATAATCCTGCTGTCAAAGGCGATATTTTTGATCATTAAATCTCCTTCTCCAATAACCTGTGCATTGGTGATATCTGCAATGTGTTGTACTGTATAGTTCATTGGTACCTTTCTGCTTTATTTTAAGGTGAAAAATGCAAAAGAGAAATCCGCAAAAAAATGAAAAAGCTCATTTGAGCTGGTCCTATTTTTTAGATTTTACAATATTGCTTTTTCATTTATATTATATTTTGTGTCGGTTCCATTGCGAAAACATTTTTGAGCGTATTGTATATTGCTTTTTTGCAGTTTCGCCATTTTACCTTTTTTGCTACTTTATTTTCTCTTTGAGAGTACTTCATCAATAAAAACACGTCGGCTTACTGCTTCGTAGCTTTTGGTTTCTCCCAATTCTACCAGATTGTCTCCCTGGGAAGTTCTCATGGAATAGTTGGCAAGATTACCGGTTCTCTTGCAAATAGCATGCACTTTTGTGACATATTCCGCAGTTGCCATCAAATTTGGCATAGGCCCGAAAGGACGCCCGAGAAAGTCCATATCCAGCCCTGCGATCACTACTCTTATACCGCTATTGGCAAGCTGATTGGCAATATCAACAATGCTTTCATCAAAAAACTGAGCTTCATCAATTCCCACTACATCGCAATTGGAGGCGAGCAGGAGAATTTCATTAGGGTTTTCCACGGCGGTGCTGCGTATTTTATTCTGATTATGGGAAACCACATCCTCTTCAGAATACCGGATATCCAGTTTCGGTTTAAAAATTTCCACATTCTGCCCCGCCATTTCTGCTCTTCTCAATCTTCGGATTAACTCCTCGGTTTTGCCCGAAAACATAGAGCCACAGATAACTTCCATCCAACCGCTTTGTTTGGAATGATTAATTGTATTTTCTAAAAACATTTGTTAAATTAGCCGTATATTTTTAACATCAAAAGTAAGCAATTTTAATAAGAATCTTATTATGCAGAATATCCAAGATTTAAAGGAAAAGATTTTTTTTGAGTCCAAGAATATCATCGATAATCTGGATAAAATAAATAACGTAGACGAATTACTTTCCAAGCAAGATCTTGTAGATGAGCTTGCTAACAGAATTTCTTTTTTGAAACTGCTGGAAAAAAATATAGAATATTTCGTGGCTGAAGATCCTGTTCAGCATTTTGAAAATCATCCTGTTTCTTTCGCTTCAAAAGATCCGGAATCTCATGAATCCGGCAACGAAGTGACGGAAGAAGAAGCGATCTTTAATAATGAGCTGAATGAGATTGATGAGTACGAAAATGAAAGCTTTGCCACCGGAATAGAAGAGGAAGCCGCTTTCAACAATCAGCTGAATGAAATCCTGGAAAATGAATTCCATGAGAATATTATAAACTATGTGGAAGAAAGCTATTCTCATAAAATGGGCGGAGAGAAACCCATTGAAACTCCGCAGGATGGATTGACCGAAGAAGAAGCTGTTTTTACCCATCAACTGAACGAAATGGATGAAAACGAAACTTCAGCAGCTCATGAAAGTATTTTTGACTTTATCGATGAAGAAAAAATACTTGCGGATTCTCAACCTGATTCTGATGAAGATATCCACGAAAACATGTTTAATGAGGACATCACAGAAGAAGAAGCCCTATTCAATAATCAGCTGAATGAAATCAACGGTTTTGATGATGAGATCTCTGAACCCCAAGAAAAAAATGGGAATGATGAAGCTTTTGTGAATGAAATGCAGAAGGTCGCAGAAAAAATTCCAAGTATATTTGATCCGGAAATGCTGGAAGATGAAATGCTGATTGAAGAAAATGAAGAGCAATTTGTTTCATCAAATATTGCCATCGAGCAGGGAGAGTTCGCGACAGATACTTCTAATGTGGAAAATATTCTGAGTGAGATCAAAAATGATCATTCTGAAGAAAAAAAGGAGGAAAATGTCCTTGCCGAAGTCTATGACAGAAGAAAGATTATTGATATCGACAGACCTGTTCCTGAAGAAACAGAAAAACATCCTTCTGATGAAAGTTTTGAAGATTTAGACGAATATCATCAGGAGAAAAAAATAAAATTAGCCAATATCAAGGGATTGAAAGCCGTTCAGACTCTTTTTGACGATGATCCTTTGGAAAGAGAAATTCCGAAAGAAAATCCGGCTCCGGTGGTAAAAGAGGATACAGGCAGTATTCTGAAATCTAATATTCCGACCAATTTTATGGAGGCGGATAAACAAAAACCTGAATTCAAACTGGATTTGAATGATAGAATTGCTTTTTCAAAGATGCTGTTTGAAGGAAGCCAGTCTGATCTGAACGATACAGTAGCGGTCCTGAACCGGTTTAGGACTATTGAAGAGGCAAAAGAATACCTGAGTGATCTTTATTACGAAAGAAAATGGAATAAGGTGGATGAATATGCTCAGAGACTTTGGATATTGGTGGAAAATAAATTCTTATAATTTTGAGCGGAATCCTATATTTTGTTCCTACCCCTGTAGGAAATTTGGAAGATATGACTTTCAGGGCAGTACACGTCCTTAAAGAAGTTGATTATATTTTATGTGAAGATACCAGAACTTCCGGAATACTTTTAAAGCATTTTGAGATCTCAAAACCTTTAAAATCTTATCATTTGCATAATGAGCATCAGGTAACAGAAAAAGTGATTGCTGATCTTCAAAACGGCCAGAACATTGCCATTATTACGGATGCGGGAACCCCTGGGATTTCAGATCCCGGCTATCTGCTGGCAAAAGCAGGTGCAGATCATCATATTGAAATGATCTGCCTTCCCGGAGCTACAGCCCTGATCCCGGCTTTGGTGGTTTCTGGACTTCCCAACAATGAATTTCTATTTGCCGGCTTTCTGCCGCAGAAAAAAGGCAGACAAACCAAATTGAAGCAGCTGGCTGAAGAAAAGAAAACCATTGTTCTTTATGAAAGTCCGCACAAAATCAATACTACTCTGGAACAGATTAAAGAGTTCTTCGGAGAAGAAACCAAAGTAAGTTTAAGCCGTGAAATTTCTAAAAAGTTTGAAGAAACTAAACGGGGGACAATCAATGAATTAATTGAGTTTTCCAAGACTAAAACTTTAAAAGGGGAAATCGTCCTTATTGTCAATAATTCCATTTAATTGAAAACACTCGTCTTTGTATTGTGCTCCACTCTTTGTGCAGCACAGACTCATCAGTATACCAAAGTTCTTTTATCAAAAAAAATAGGCAAAGAGGTCAGTTCATATACGGAAGGATATGGAACGGTGTATGACCCTGTGACCAAAAAGCAGGGAATTGTCGATTCATTGGGAACGGTCACCTTTACATCTTCTTACAGAGGCAGTATCTATCACATATTCAAAAACAGATTTGTTTTAAAGTCTGAAGAAGGTGATCAGGCAAGATCAGCGATTATCGATGAAAAAGGGAAATGAGTTAGTTTCTTTAGAAGCTCAGGATTTTAATACCCCATGGCTCAGTAAAGAGAGAATTATTTCTTCCAGACAGAATCTGGAAGCGGTTTATGATTATAACGGGAAGCAGGTTATTCCTTATTCGGATAAAATCAGGTTCTCGGGAAAGAACCGGTTTTTTGTTTTGAAAGATAAAAAATGGTTTCTGTATGACTTTAACGGAAGACAGCTCAGTGACAGGGAATTTAAGGAAGATTATAACTTTGAAAATGGTAAAGCACTGATCGTTAATGAGGATAATCATAGCGAAATCATGGGAATGGATGGGCAACCCTTACACACATTTTCAAAACAGGTGGTCGATATAAATGCTTATCCTTATCTTATTACCAGGAACAAAAGTACCGGAAAGTACGGTTTGACAGATACGGAAGAAAATATTTTGGCAGACGAGATCTTTGATGATATCACCCCTGAATATTTTGGAAAAAAGGAATACATCTACCTGAAAAAAAAGAACAAGATGTCGGTCTTTAATAAAAAAGACCGGAAACTATACCCCAGCAGTTTTTCTTATTTAACTCCTTTATCTGATCATTTTTTCAATGTTTATAATGATAAGTCAAAAAAATATGGTATTGTTGATATACATGGAAACAGGGCTGTTCCTGAGGAATATGATTTTATAAAATGCTTTGTTATTTCAGGACATGATTTTATCTATCTTAAAAAAGGAGGGGAGGAGCAATTACTGGATAAGGATCTTAAAAATATTTTGAGTGAAGGGACTTATGTACTTGGTTTTTATCCTAACAGTCTCCTGATCAGGAAACAGGATAAGTATTATCAGTTTTCAGTAACGGATAGATCTGCGGCAGAATTGAACAATATTACCCTTATCAAAAATCAGGACACTGGTTATTTTAATCCTCTTAATCAGTATTCAAAACCGGTTGTCTGTAGAAATTCAGATAATCTGTATGGTATTTTGGATGGGAAAGGAAAAGAAATTATTCCCTTCCTCTATGAAGATATCATTGTCTTTGAAAATTCTGAAAATGAAATTGTAGTGAAGAAAGACGGAAGATATGGAGTCATGAATTTTCAGAATGAACCCCTGAAAGAAATTGTCTATGATAAGTATTTTTGGCAGAAGGAAGTATTGAGATTGGAGAAAAACAAAAAGTCTGACTTCGTTTACTTCACGAGATTTAAAAATACTGTTATCCAACTGTAGTGATCTATTAAAAAAGCATAAAATTTCCAGGAATTTAATGATTTGAATGCATTGCATGACAATTTATAATATCTTTGCAAACCGTTTAATTCTGGAATAGAATTATATAAATCAAATGAGTCAGCATTCACTAGCTGAATGAGTTATAAAGAAAAATAATTGTCAAAAGATATGAAACTATTAGAAGGAAAGGTAGCACTAATTACCGGAGCTACGAGAGGAATCGGAAAAGGGATTGCTGAAGTATTTGCACAACAGGGGGCAAAAATCGCATTTACTTATGCCGGCTCTGTAGATAAAGCTAAAGAATTAGAAGCAGCTTTGAGTTCTGTAACCCAAATTAAAGGATATCAGTCTGATGCATCAGATTATGATGCCGCTCAGAAATTAGTGGAAGAAGTAATGGCAGAGTTTGGGCAGATTGATATTTTAATAAACAATGCAGGGATTACAAAAGACAATCTTTTATTGAGAATGTCCAAAGAAGATTGGGATCAGGTATTGAGAGTAAACTTAGATTCAGTTTTCAACCTTACAAAAGCGGTTATTAAGCCGATGATGAAGGCAAGATCAGGATCAATCATTAATATGACTTCAGTAGTTGGTATCCAGGGACATGCCGGGCAGGCCAACTATGCAGCTTCTAAAGCCGGTGTCATTGGATTTACAAAATCTGTTGCCTTAGAATTAGGGTCAAGAAACATCAGATGTAACGCTATTGCTCCAGGATTCATTGAAACAGAAATGACTGCTGTTCTGGATGAGAAGATCGTTCAGGAATGGAGAGAGGGGATTCCGATGAAAAAAGGAGGACATCCTGTAGATGTTGCCAATGCCTGCGTATTCTTAGGAAGTGAAATGGCTTCTTATATTACAGGGCAGACATTGAATGTTGACGGAGGAATGTTAACTTAAAATATAAAGAGGCTGTACATCTGTGCAGCCTCTGTTGTATTGCTTTTTTGGAATTTCCGGCCTTTTAATCTTTAAAAATCTGATTTTCCTGTTCCTGAACTCTGATAAAAGTAGTCCTTTTTGAAAGTTCTTTAAGCTGGGAAGCGCCCACATAGGTACAGGTAGAACGTACG contains:
- the rsmI gene encoding 16S rRNA (cytidine(1402)-2'-O)-methyltransferase yields the protein MSGILYFVPTPVGNLEDMTFRAVHVLKEVDYILCEDTRTSGILLKHFEISKPLKSYHLHNEHQVTEKVIADLQNGQNIAIITDAGTPGISDPGYLLAKAGADHHIEMICLPGATALIPALVVSGLPNNEFLFAGFLPQKKGRQTKLKQLAEEKKTIVLYESPHKINTTLEQIKEFFGEETKVSLSREISKKFEETKRGTINELIEFSKTKTLKGEIVLIVNNSI
- the ybeY gene encoding rRNA maturation RNase YbeY, translating into MIQFFYESLPETVSTDYKKWLEDIILSEGKKQGEINYIFCDDDYLLKINQDYLQHDYYTDIITFDYVKGKTISGEIFVSLQRISDNASTLSRDYEEELRRVLAHGILHLAGYKDKTEEEEKEMRRMEDFYLSRYHDLKIEN
- the mnmG gene encoding tRNA uridine-5-carboxymethylaminomethyl(34) synthesis enzyme MnmG — encoded protein: MISEIYDVIVVGAGHAGCEAAAAAANLGSKTLLVTMNMQTIGQMSCNPAMGGIAKGQIVREIDAMGGYSGIVADKSAIQFKMLNLSKGPAMWSPRTQNDRMLFAEEWRLALENTPNLDFFQDMVKQLIVENNTVTGVITSLGIEIKGRSVVLTNGTFLNGLIHVGDKQLGGGRMGEPRAFGITEQLVSLGFEAGRMKTGTPPRVDGRSLDYSKMEEQKGDENPQKFSYLDTPKLTKQLSCHIVYTNETVHNILREGFDRSPMFNGTIQSLGPRYCPSIEDKINRFAERTRHQLFVEPEGWKTVEIYVNGFSSSLPEDVQIKAMKHIPGFENVKVFRPGYAIEYDYFPPTQLKHTLETKLIDNLYFAGQINGTTGYEEAAGQGLIAGINAHNKVHEKEEFILNRDEAYIGVLIDDLITKGTEEPYRMFTSRAEYRLLLRQDNADIRLTEKAYRLGLAKQERLRKVESKLSESQSLEEFLRETSLKPGIINPILESIKSSPVDQAYRAAQILTRPNMTLEKLDEIVAIREFSSQYNAEVREQAEINIKYRGYIEKEKENVAKLNRLENIKIPEDFDYSKLSSLSTEAKQKMSKVRPKTIAQAGRISGVSPADINVLLVYLGR
- a CDS encoding bifunctional UDP-N-acetylmuramoyl-tripeptide:D-alanyl-D-alanine ligase/alanine racemase; this translates as MNYTVQHIADITNAQVIGEGDLMIKNIAFDSRIIYSIKNTAFIAINTHKNSGEKFIESAIDRGINVIISEHHHPQFENITWIIVENSVDFLQKLAKYHFEHAHLQSIGITGSNGKTILKEWLYQCLWNEFSTVKSPKSFNSQIGLPLSLLQINKSHQLGIFEVGISKPDEMEKLENIFHPQIGLLTHIGTAHAANFSSEEELINEKIKLFKDSKVIIYNGDNSWVEQKIKNVYSDKKLISYGLKKENQVFIKNNISKGENIIVDYFGEEISFPAHQRDEATLTNAVALITVLKELHIENQKIVEKINSLKAVEMRLEAIEGIKGNIIINDSFNLDLDSLKTALQFLNEYNKSKKSLVLTDIVGVNTNSKELYEEVSELVNDQHFDSVFLIGNNISKFSELFKSKTYTFIDTKELIESKHLSEIENQIILLKGARKFEIEKLKDILELRKHDTVLEINLNAILHNINYHKSLLKPSTKMMAMVKANAYGLGSYEISEFLQHHHIDYLGVAFADEGAELRKKGITTPIVVMNPEQHSYQTIIDYNLEPEIYSFRVLELFYEAVQKSGFDQKYPIHIKLETGMHRLGFKDFELDQLSETLSDKNLRVQSMFSHLSSSDIPEEKEFTLQQLEVFEKNSSYLIKKLGYAPIRHILNSSGITSYTDYQYDMVRIGIGMLGESPSSEIQNQLRSVVSFKTVISQISMVEDGESVGYSRKYKTDHQTKIATIPVGYADGIPRLIGNQVGNVGVNKALAPIVGNICMDMMMINVDNIPHVKEGDMVTVFNAHPSLKEFAGYCKTITYEVLTSISPRVKRIYIKD
- a CDS encoding WG repeat-containing protein gives rise to the protein MKKGNELVSLEAQDFNTPWLSKERIISSRQNLEAVYDYNGKQVIPYSDKIRFSGKNRFFVLKDKKWFLYDFNGRQLSDREFKEDYNFENGKALIVNEDNHSEIMGMDGQPLHTFSKQVVDINAYPYLITRNKSTGKYGLTDTEENILADEIFDDITPEYFGKKEYIYLKKKNKMSVFNKKDRKLYPSSFSYLTPLSDHFFNVYNDKSKKYGIVDIHGNRAVPEEYDFIKCFVISGHDFIYLKKGGEEQLLDKDLKNILSEGTYVLGFYPNSLLIRKQDKYYQFSVTDRSAAELNNITLIKNQDTGYFNPLNQYSKPVVCRNSDNLYGILDGKGKEIIPFLYEDIIVFENSENEIVVKKDGRYGVMNFQNEPLKEIVYDKYFWQKEVLRLEKNKKSDFVYFTRFKNTVIQL
- a CDS encoding thymidine kinase, with protein sequence MFLENTINHSKQSGWMEVICGSMFSGKTEELIRRLRRAEMAGQNVEIFKPKLDIRYSEEDVVSHNQNKIRSTAVENPNEILLLASNCDVVGIDEAQFFDESIVDIANQLANSGIRVVIAGLDMDFLGRPFGPMPNLMATAEYVTKVHAICKRTGNLANYSMRTSQGDNLVELGETKSYEAVSRRVFIDEVLSKRK
- the fabG gene encoding 3-oxoacyl-[acyl-carrier-protein] reductase, translated to MKLLEGKVALITGATRGIGKGIAEVFAQQGAKIAFTYAGSVDKAKELEAALSSVTQIKGYQSDASDYDAAQKLVEEVMAEFGQIDILINNAGITKDNLLLRMSKEDWDQVLRVNLDSVFNLTKAVIKPMMKARSGSIINMTSVVGIQGHAGQANYAASKAGVIGFTKSVALELGSRNIRCNAIAPGFIETEMTAVLDEKIVQEWREGIPMKKGGHPVDVANACVFLGSEMASYITGQTLNVDGGMLT